The following proteins come from a genomic window of Anaerobutyricum hallii:
- a CDS encoding glycosyltransferase family 2 protein, giving the protein MNKTKKIDVIIPTYHPDEKLERCLRMLKRQTIQPQRILLINTEEEFFHSKVFPTLKQGEIVHITKPEFDHGGTRNQAARMCDGEIMILLTQDAIPADEYLIENLLKPFEDEEVCAAYGRQMADKKDNPIEAYTRIFNYPKESRIKSKKDLPELGIKTFFCSNVCAAYRKSEYDALGGFPLHTIFNEDMIFASRLIEEGKKIAYVADAKVWHWHNYTAKEQLKRNFDLAVSQVDAGGLFTKVKSESEGIRLVKMTLLHFIKKGQFHYIPKIITQNGAKYIGYRLGKSYKKLPKKWILKISLNPWYWK; this is encoded by the coding sequence ATGAACAAGACCAAAAAGATCGATGTAATTATTCCAACATATCATCCGGATGAAAAACTGGAACGATGTCTTCGTATGTTAAAAAGGCAGACAATACAGCCTCAGCGGATTCTGTTAATTAATACAGAAGAAGAATTTTTTCACAGTAAAGTGTTTCCGACATTAAAACAGGGAGAAATTGTCCACATAACAAAACCAGAGTTTGATCATGGCGGAACAAGGAACCAGGCGGCAAGAATGTGTGACGGGGAGATTATGATCCTTTTGACGCAGGATGCGATTCCAGCAGATGAGTATCTTATTGAAAATCTGCTCAAGCCATTTGAGGATGAAGAAGTCTGCGCTGCTTACGGGAGACAGATGGCAGATAAAAAAGATAATCCAATTGAAGCATATACAAGAATTTTTAATTATCCAAAGGAAAGCAGGATCAAGAGCAAAAAAGATTTGCCAGAACTTGGAATTAAAACTTTTTTCTGTTCAAATGTCTGTGCTGCTTATCGTAAATCAGAATATGATGCATTGGGAGGATTCCCCCTGCACACAATATTTAATGAAGATATGATTTTTGCCTCCCGTCTAATTGAAGAAGGAAAAAAGATTGCCTATGTGGCAGATGCGAAAGTGTGGCACTGGCATAATTATACAGCAAAAGAACAGTTAAAGAGAAACTTTGACCTGGCAGTATCCCAGGTAGATGCAGGTGGGCTGTTTACAAAAGTGAAGTCTGAATCCGAAGGAATTCGTCTTGTAAAGATGACATTGCTGCATTTTATTAAAAAAGGCCAGTTCCATTATATTCCAAAGATTATTACGCAAAATGGAGCAAAATATATTGGATATCGTCTTGGAAAAAGTTATAAAAAGCTTCCAAAGAAATGGATTCTTAAAATATCGTTGAATCCATGGTACTGGAAATGA
- a CDS encoding LCP family protein → MEDTNKDMNIDKEEAKKEKKVKKEKKARKRGRKGRIAAQIFVCFLLTVAFVASAAGGAVAAYYKAATNTITTDTKTALKNVDVVDADLEYDQDVVNILLIGCDKRADETEAGRSDSTMIATIDLKNGKLKLTSLMRDMYIDIPGYGYHKFNAAYSYGGVQLEYETIAENFGIKLDGYVEVDMEAFRDVVDLIGGVPMELTEAEAYFLKTAYVNSKHGEKNVKAGENMLTPYQALAYCRIRQDVTGEFGRTDRQRKILISVFNELKGEDIMTLTNICMKALKHVTTDLTEKQIRSLLTSVITMGATEVDQLRIPYEGSYTEGRLSGNGAWVMQVDYEANKKALQYFVFGIGEDPGINDSYGIGNDRFIDGYYPEKTEGISTY, encoded by the coding sequence TTGGAAGACACAAATAAAGATATGAACATAGACAAAGAAGAAGCGAAGAAAGAAAAAAAGGTAAAAAAAGAAAAAAAAGCTCGCAAACGTGGAAGAAAGGGAAGAATCGCTGCACAGATTTTCGTGTGTTTTCTTCTCACAGTAGCATTTGTGGCATCTGCCGCAGGTGGAGCGGTAGCTGCTTACTATAAAGCGGCTACGAATACAATTACAACAGATACGAAAACAGCGTTAAAGAATGTAGATGTTGTAGATGCAGATCTTGAGTATGACCAGGATGTAGTTAATATTCTTTTGATCGGATGTGATAAAAGAGCAGATGAGACAGAAGCGGGACGTTCCGATTCTACAATGATCGCCACGATTGATTTGAAGAATGGAAAGTTAAAGCTTACTTCTCTTATGAGAGATATGTATATTGATATTCCTGGTTATGGTTATCATAAGTTTAATGCAGCCTATTCTTATGGAGGCGTACAGCTTGAATATGAGACGATCGCAGAGAACTTTGGAATCAAGCTTGATGGATATGTTGAAGTAGATATGGAAGCGTTTCGTGATGTAGTTGATCTGATTGGCGGCGTGCCGATGGAATTAACAGAAGCAGAAGCTTACTTCTTAAAAACAGCCTATGTGAATTCTAAACATGGGGAGAAGAATGTAAAGGCAGGAGAGAATATGCTCACACCATATCAGGCATTAGCATATTGTCGAATCCGTCAGGATGTTACTGGTGAGTTTGGACGTACGGACCGTCAACGTAAGATTCTTATTTCCGTATTTAATGAATTAAAAGGCGAAGATATCATGACACTTACCAATATCTGTATGAAGGCGCTTAAGCATGTGACAACAGACCTTACCGAAAAGCAGATAAGAAGTTTGTTAACGTCTGTTATCACGATGGGAGCAACAGAGGTAGATCAGCTTCGTATCCCATATGAAGGATCTTATACAGAAGGCCGCCTGAGCGGCAACGGCGCATGGGTAATGCAGGTAGATTATGAAGCCAATAAAAAAGCATTGCAGTACTTTGTTTTTGGTATTGGAGAAGATCCGGGAATTAATGATTCCTATGGAATTGGTAACGACAGATTTATAGATGGATACTATCCGGAGAAGACGGAAGGTATCTCTACATACTAA
- the ilvN gene encoding acetolactate synthase small subunit: MRQIVLSLLVDNNPGVLARVAALFSRRGYNIDSITAGITNDPKYTRITVAVSGDNQILEQIRNQIAKLVEVRKIVELENNHSVCRELVLVKVMADKKEKQEIIAIADIFRAKVVDVAANSLMIELTGNQNKLDAFLNLMADFEVLEMVRTGITGLGRGVSTLN, translated from the coding sequence ATGAGACAGATTGTTTTATCTCTTTTAGTAGATAATAATCCAGGTGTATTAGCAAGAGTAGCGGCTCTTTTCAGCCGACGCGGTTATAATATTGACAGCATTACAGCCGGTATCACGAATGATCCGAAGTACACTCGTATTACAGTAGCTGTAAGTGGTGATAATCAGATTCTTGAACAGATTCGTAATCAGATTGCAAAACTGGTAGAGGTACGTAAGATTGTAGAGCTTGAGAATAATCATTCCGTATGCCGCGAACTAGTACTTGTAAAAGTGATGGCGGATAAGAAAGAGAAGCAGGAGATTATCGCTATCGCAGATATCTTCCGCGCAAAGGTTGTGGATGTGGCAGCGAACTCACTTATGATCGAACTGACTGGTAATCAGAATAAGCTGGATGCATTTTTAAATCTTATGGCCGATTTTGAGGTTCTGGAGATGGTTCGTACCGGAATTACAGGACTTGGACGAGGTGTCAGCACACTAAATTAA
- the ilvC gene encoding ketol-acid reductoisomerase gives MAAKIFYQEDCDLSLLDGKKIAIIGYGSQGHAHALNLKESGCDVIVGLYEGSKSWAKAEKQGLKVYTAAEAAKQADIIMILINDEKQAKLYKESIEPNLEEGNMLMFAHGFNIHFGCIVPPANVDVTMIAPKAPGHTVRSEYLAGKGTPCLVAVEQDYTGKAQELALAYGAGIGGARAGLLETTFRTETETDLFGEQAVLCGGVCALMQAGFETLCEAGYDPRNAYFECIHEMKLIVDLIYQSGFAGMRYSISNTAEYGDYITGPKIVTAETKKAMKQILSDIQDGTFAKDFLLDMSDAGSQVHFKAMRKLASEHPSEKVGADIRKLYSWSDEDQLINN, from the coding sequence ATGGCAGCAAAAATTTTTTATCAGGAAGATTGTGATTTATCTTTATTAGACGGAAAAAAAATTGCGATTATTGGATATGGTAGCCAGGGACATGCTCATGCATTAAACTTAAAAGAATCTGGTTGTGATGTTATCGTTGGTCTTTATGAAGGAAGTAAATCCTGGGCAAAAGCTGAGAAGCAGGGATTAAAAGTTTATACAGCAGCAGAAGCTGCAAAGCAGGCAGATATCATCATGATCTTAATCAACGATGAGAAACAGGCAAAACTTTACAAAGAAAGTATTGAGCCAAACCTTGAAGAAGGTAATATGTTAATGTTCGCTCATGGTTTCAACATTCACTTCGGATGTATCGTACCACCTGCTAACGTTGATGTAACAATGATCGCTCCTAAGGCTCCAGGTCATACAGTACGTTCTGAGTATTTAGCTGGAAAGGGAACACCTTGTCTTGTTGCTGTAGAGCAGGATTACACAGGAAAAGCTCAGGAACTTGCATTAGCTTATGGTGCTGGTATCGGTGGAGCAAGAGCAGGTCTTCTTGAAACAACATTCAGAACAGAGACAGAAACTGACTTATTCGGTGAGCAGGCAGTACTTTGTGGTGGTGTTTGTGCTCTTATGCAGGCTGGTTTCGAAACACTTTGCGAAGCTGGTTATGATCCACGTAATGCTTACTTCGAATGTATCCATGAGATGAAGTTAATCGTAGACTTAATCTACCAGTCAGGTTTTGCTGGAATGAGATACTCCATCTCTAATACAGCTGAATACGGTGACTACATCACAGGTCCTAAGATCGTAACAGCTGAGACAAAGAAAGCAATGAAACAGATTCTTTCCGATATTCAGGATGGTACATTCGCAAAAGACTTCTTACTTGATATGTCTGATGCAGGATCTCAGGTACACTTCAAAGCTATGAGAAAGCTTGCTTCTGAGCATCCATCAGAAAAAGTTGGTGCAGATATCCGTAAGCTGTATAGCTGGAGTGATGAAGATCAGCTTATCAACAACTAA
- a CDS encoding insulinase family protein codes for MLKETDFKNYSFIQKEKIEELNGYGCVLEHKKTGARVLLVENDDTNKVFSIAFRTPPADDTGVAHILEHSVLCGSDKFPSKDPFIELAKGSLNTFLNAMTYPDKTVYPIASCNDQDYHNLMHVYLDAVFHPNIYKRDEILKQEGWHYEIADRDDELKFNGVVYNEMKGVFSSPDDVLARKIQEALLKDTPYAYESGGDPDAIPELTREKFLDFHSKYYHPSNSYIYLYGNVDFAKELEFIDEEYLSHYGKKVIDSEVTLQKPFLTPETLKDTYSVSEEEEEGVYLSYNVAAGDSCDNERGLAMQILDYVLFTMPGAPVRKKLIDAGLGKDVDSYYDGGIQQPLFSIIVKNAGKGKEDLFVQTVEEALKEQVEKGLNKKAIYSAINNYEFKYREADFGRFPKGLIYGLNFLNSWLYDDTKALELADSLTPLAALKEKVDTGYFEQLIKESFLDNTHKAYVYLYPEEGKNERLEEELKAQLANMKNKLNSKQLNYLIEDTKKLKEFQETPSTPEELEKIPTLSLSDISREVRPFKNKEMVIGDTTAVVHEYHTNGIVYSDFCFDMSELPEELIPYATLLTEIYRYVDTEHFSYNDLATEINLKIGGLSFQTGMNVLVWKKDGYRPYFSVQMKCMEEQVADGMALLKEVLLNSKVDNKKRLKEIISELRTKMDTRIPASGHVYAANRALSYVDPMMKYKDTAEGIGFYEFIKKLDKNFDSNAELLVKQLVRAQMCIFRKENLTLSLTGEFNFKSLLEGEMLQFNRMLYEMPCVKAVPTFNMEKKNEGFKTASKVQYVASGGCFEKEGQEYTGALKVLKTIFSYDYLWVNVRVTGGAYGCMCSFSRNGYGFFTSYRDPNLSATLDVYKKAAEYVKNFEAGQRDMTKYIIGTISGIDQPLEPAALGDRSFHAYQSGVTVEMIQKERNQVLDATEETIRSLAGYIETMMDAGTVCAIGNDRKLEEEKELFKQVSSLTQ; via the coding sequence ATGCTAAAAGAAACAGATTTTAAAAATTATTCCTTTATACAAAAGGAAAAAATAGAAGAGCTGAATGGATATGGCTGTGTATTGGAACATAAGAAGACCGGGGCCAGAGTTCTTCTGGTAGAGAATGATGATACGAATAAGGTATTTAGTATTGCATTCCGTACTCCGCCGGCAGATGATACCGGAGTTGCTCATATTCTGGAACATTCCGTTTTATGTGGTTCAGATAAGTTTCCATCAAAAGATCCTTTTATTGAATTGGCAAAAGGATCGTTGAATACATTTCTAAATGCGATGACATATCCGGATAAGACGGTATATCCGATCGCAAGTTGTAATGATCAGGATTATCATAATCTAATGCATGTTTATCTTGATGCAGTTTTTCATCCTAATATTTATAAGAGAGATGAGATCCTTAAACAGGAAGGCTGGCATTATGAGATTGCTGACAGAGATGACGAACTGAAGTTTAATGGTGTTGTATACAATGAGATGAAGGGAGTATTTTCTTCGCCGGATGATGTTCTGGCAAGAAAGATTCAGGAAGCACTTTTAAAAGATACGCCATATGCATATGAGTCCGGTGGTGATCCGGATGCGATTCCTGAACTTACGAGAGAGAAGTTTTTAGATTTTCACAGTAAGTACTACCATCCATCGAACAGTTATATTTATCTTTACGGAAATGTTGACTTTGCAAAAGAACTGGAATTTATTGATGAAGAGTATTTAAGCCACTATGGAAAGAAAGTGATTGATTCTGAAGTTACATTACAGAAACCTTTCTTAACTCCGGAGACATTGAAAGATACGTACTCTGTTTCTGAAGAGGAAGAAGAGGGTGTATATTTGAGTTATAATGTAGCTGCAGGGGACAGTTGTGATAATGAACGCGGACTTGCTATGCAGATTCTTGATTATGTACTTTTCACTATGCCTGGAGCACCGGTCAGAAAGAAGCTGATTGATGCTGGTCTTGGAAAAGATGTGGATAGTTATTACGATGGAGGAATTCAGCAGCCTTTATTTTCTATTATCGTAAAGAATGCCGGCAAAGGAAAGGAAGATCTGTTTGTTCAGACTGTAGAGGAAGCTTTGAAGGAACAGGTGGAAAAGGGTCTTAATAAAAAGGCAATTTATTCTGCAATCAATAATTATGAATTTAAGTACAGAGAAGCAGATTTTGGGCGTTTCCCAAAGGGGCTGATCTATGGTCTCAATTTCTTAAACAGCTGGCTTTATGATGATACCAAAGCGTTGGAGCTTGCGGATTCCCTGACTCCACTTGCTGCGTTAAAAGAAAAGGTAGATACGGGTTATTTTGAACAGCTTATTAAAGAGAGTTTTTTAGATAACACACATAAAGCTTATGTATATCTGTATCCGGAAGAAGGAAAGAATGAACGTCTGGAAGAAGAATTAAAAGCACAGCTTGCTAACATGAAGAATAAATTAAATAGCAAGCAGTTAAATTATCTGATTGAAGATACGAAAAAGTTAAAGGAATTTCAAGAAACACCATCGACACCGGAAGAATTAGAAAAGATTCCTACTCTGAGCCTGAGTGATATTTCAAGAGAGGTGCGTCCATTTAAAAATAAAGAGATGGTGATTGGAGATACAACAGCGGTTGTACATGAATATCATACAAATGGAATTGTTTATTCGGATTTTTGTTTTGATATGTCAGAACTTCCTGAGGAGTTGATTCCATACGCAACATTATTGACAGAGATTTATCGTTATGTAGATACAGAGCATTTTTCTTATAATGATCTGGCAACAGAGATTAATTTGAAAATCGGAGGGCTGTCATTCCAGACAGGTATGAATGTACTTGTATGGAAAAAAGATGGATATCGTCCTTATTTTAGTGTCCAGATGAAGTGTATGGAAGAACAGGTTGCTGATGGAATGGCTTTGCTTAAAGAAGTTCTTCTGAATTCAAAAGTAGATAATAAAAAGCGTTTAAAAGAGATTATCTCTGAACTTCGTACAAAGATGGATACGAGAATTCCGGCATCAGGCCATGTTTATGCGGCTAATCGTGCGCTTTCTTACGTTGACCCGATGATGAAATATAAAGATACGGCTGAGGGAATCGGTTTTTATGAATTTATAAAGAAGCTTGATAAGAACTTTGACAGTAATGCAGAACTTCTGGTTAAACAGCTGGTGAGAGCCCAGATGTGTATTTTCCGTAAAGAGAATCTGACACTGTCTCTTACAGGAGAATTTAATTTTAAGTCTCTTCTTGAAGGGGAAATGTTACAGTTTAACCGTATGCTTTACGAGATGCCTTGTGTAAAAGCAGTTCCGACGTTCAATATGGAGAAAAAGAATGAAGGATTTAAAACAGCAAGTAAGGTACAGTATGTAGCAAGCGGTGGCTGCTTTGAAAAGGAAGGACAGGAGTATACCGGAGCATTAAAAGTATTAAAAACAATTTTTTCCTATGATTATCTTTGGGTGAATGTCCGCGTAACAGGAGGGGCATATGGATGTATGTGCAGCTTTTCCAGAAATGGATACGGCTTCTTTACTTCCTATAGAGATCCGAATTTATCTGCGACTCTTGATGTATATAAAAAGGCAGCAGAGTATGTAAAGAATTTTGAAGCAGGACAGCGTGATATGACAAAATATATTATCGGAACGATTAGTGGAATCGATCAGCCATTAGAGCCGGCTGCATTAGGAGATCGTTCTTTCCATGCATACCAGTCCGGTGTTACAGTAGAGATGATTCAAAAAGAGAGAAATCAGGTTCTTGATGCTACGGAAGAAACGATTCGTTCTCTTGCAGGTTATATTGAGACAATGATGGATGCAGGAACAGTATGTGCGATTGGTAATGATCGTAAATTAGAAGAAGAGAAAGAATTATTTAAGCAGGTAAGCAGCCTGACACAATAG
- the era gene encoding GTPase Era, translating into MNRVFKSGFVTIIGRPNVGKSTLMNQLIGQKIAITSSKAQTTRNRIQTVYTSEEGQIVFLDTPGINKAKNKLGDYMLMAAERTLNEVDLILWLVEPTTFIGGGEQYIIEKLQNVKTPIFLVINKTDIASEEEVLKAIVAYKDQCNFAEIIPVSALEGNNTDDLVHSIFNYLPEGPMYYDEDTVTDQPERQIVAELVREKALRLLSQEIPHGIAVVIERMKNRKGRDIVDIEAVIVCERESHKRIIIGKKGSMIKEIGTQAREEMENLLDTKVNLKLWVKVRKDWRDSDILLKNYGYNKKEL; encoded by the coding sequence ATGAACAGAGTTTTTAAATCAGGATTTGTAACTATTATTGGCCGTCCAAATGTCGGAAAGTCTACGTTGATGAATCAATTGATCGGCCAGAAAATCGCTATTACTTCAAGTAAGGCACAGACAACAAGAAACAGGATTCAAACAGTATATACAAGTGAGGAAGGGCAGATTGTCTTCCTTGATACACCAGGAATTAATAAAGCAAAGAATAAGCTGGGAGATTATATGCTTATGGCTGCGGAGCGCACATTGAATGAAGTTGATCTGATTTTATGGTTAGTCGAGCCGACAACGTTTATTGGCGGAGGAGAACAGTATATTATCGAAAAGCTTCAGAATGTAAAGACACCGATTTTCCTTGTTATCAACAAAACAGATATTGCTTCAGAGGAAGAAGTGTTAAAGGCGATTGTTGCATATAAAGATCAGTGTAATTTTGCAGAAATCATTCCGGTAAGTGCATTAGAAGGGAATAATACCGACGATCTGGTACACTCTATCTTTAACTATCTTCCAGAAGGTCCGATGTACTATGATGAAGATACGGTTACTGACCAGCCGGAACGACAGATTGTTGCAGAACTTGTCAGAGAAAAAGCGCTTCGTCTGTTAAGTCAGGAGATTCCTCATGGTATTGCTGTCGTTATTGAGAGAATGAAGAATAGAAAAGGCAGAGATATTGTAGATATTGAGGCAGTTATTGTCTGTGAAAGAGAATCTCATAAGCGGATCATCATTGGGAAAAAAGGTTCCATGATTAAAGAAATCGGTACACAGGCAAGAGAGGAAATGGAGAACCTGCTTGATACGAAGGTGAATTTAAAACTTTGGGTAAAGGTCAGAAAAGACTGGAGAGACAGTGATATCCTTCTTAAAAACTATGGATATAATAAGAAAGAACTGTAA
- the recO gene encoding DNA repair protein RecO: MSEQTKVTGIILSVYPVGENDRRLTILTKERGKLQVFARGSRRPKHPLFGVTQPLIYCEFMVTDTRNYTYLNSAECKDYFHFLKDNLEDIYYSSYFAEVAEYFTMEGQDERNILNLLFVTFLAMKKKLIPLSLIRRIYELKILQFAGFGLQCFQCVHCGNDEKLIRISFEDGGMLCSTCAAKGQGREVDPSVLYVLQFVSSVPLNQLYSFALKETIEKEFEWIVNRYFTIHVEHKFKSAEMLAIL; this comes from the coding sequence ATGAGTGAACAGACGAAGGTGACAGGAATCATTCTGTCAGTTTACCCTGTCGGGGAGAATGACAGACGCCTTACGATTCTTACAAAGGAAAGAGGAAAGTTACAGGTATTTGCAAGAGGAAGCCGGAGACCAAAGCATCCGTTGTTTGGTGTAACACAGCCGCTTATATACTGTGAATTTATGGTTACGGATACAAGGAATTATACATATTTAAATTCTGCAGAATGTAAAGATTATTTTCATTTTTTAAAAGATAATTTAGAGGATATTTATTATAGTTCCTATTTTGCAGAAGTAGCAGAATATTTTACAATGGAAGGTCAGGATGAGAGAAATATACTGAATCTTTTATTTGTGACTTTCCTTGCAATGAAAAAGAAACTGATACCATTATCTTTGATACGAAGAATTTATGAATTAAAGATATTACAGTTTGCCGGATTTGGTCTTCAGTGTTTTCAATGCGTTCACTGTGGGAATGATGAGAAACTGATCCGAATCTCGTTTGAAGATGGCGGAATGCTTTGCAGCACGTGTGCAGCAAAAGGACAGGGAAGAGAAGTTGATCCGTCTGTGCTTTACGTTTTACAGTTTGTATCTTCTGTTCCTTTAAATCAGCTCTATTCTTTTGCCTTGAAGGAAACGATTGAAAAAGAATTTGAGTGGATAGTGAATCGTTATTTTACAATTCATGTTGAACATAAATTTAAGTCAGCAGAAATGCTTGCTATATTATAA
- a CDS encoding glycine--tRNA ligase, producing MEKTMDKIIAVAKARGFVYQGSEIYGGLANTWDYGNLGVELKNNVKKAWWKKFIQESPYNVGVDCAILMNPQTWVASGHLGGFSDPLMDCKECKERFRADKIIEDFAQEHDIELESSVDGWSQEKMKAFIDDNNVPCPSCGKHNFTDIRQFNLMFKTFQGVTEDAKNTVYLRPETAQGIFVNFKNVARTSRKKIPFGIGQIGKSFRNEITPGNFTFRTREFEQMELEFFCKPDTDLEWFAYWKDFCVNWLKDLGLKDEELRIRDHDKEELSFYSKATSDIEFLFPFGWGELWGIADRTDYDLTCHQEVSKVDLTYFDDEEKKKYIPYVIEPSLGADRVTLAFLCAAYDEEEIKDGDVRNVMHFHPAIAPVKVGILPLSKKLNEGAEKIYHELSKIYNCEFDDRGNIGKRYRRQDEIGTPYCITYDFDSVEDGAVTVRDRDTMEQERIKIEDLKDYFAEKFNY from the coding sequence ATGGAAAAAACAATGGACAAGATTATTGCAGTTGCAAAAGCGAGAGGATTTGTATACCAGGGTTCTGAAATTTATGGCGGTCTGGCGAATACATGGGACTACGGAAATCTTGGCGTAGAATTAAAGAATAATGTTAAAAAAGCCTGGTGGAAGAAGTTCATTCAGGAAAGCCCTTATAACGTAGGTGTTGACTGTGCGATTCTGATGAATCCACAGACATGGGTTGCTTCCGGTCATCTCGGAGGATTCTCTGATCCGTTAATGGATTGTAAGGAGTGTAAAGAAAGATTTCGTGCAGATAAGATTATCGAAGACTTTGCACAGGAACATGATATTGAATTAGAATCTTCTGTAGATGGATGGTCTCAGGAGAAGATGAAAGCGTTCATTGATGATAATAATGTACCATGTCCAAGCTGTGGAAAGCATAATTTTACAGATATCAGACAGTTTAATCTGATGTTTAAGACATTCCAGGGTGTTACAGAAGATGCAAAGAATACGGTTTATTTAAGACCGGAAACGGCACAGGGTATTTTTGTAAACTTTAAGAATGTAGCTCGTACTTCCCGTAAGAAGATTCCATTTGGTATCGGACAGATCGGTAAGTCATTCCGTAACGAGATTACACCAGGTAACTTTACTTTCCGTACAAGAGAGTTCGAGCAGATGGAGCTGGAGTTTTTCTGTAAGCCTGATACAGACTTAGAATGGTTTGCATACTGGAAAGACTTCTGTGTAAACTGGTTAAAAGATTTAGGATTAAAAGATGAAGAATTAAGAATCAGAGATCATGATAAAGAAGAATTATCTTTCTATTCTAAAGCGACAAGCGACATTGAATTCTTATTCCCATTTGGATGGGGTGAGTTATGGGGAATTGCTGACCGTACAGATTATGACCTTACTTGTCATCAGGAAGTATCTAAAGTAGATCTTACTTACTTTGATGATGAAGAGAAGAAGAAGTATATTCCTTATGTTATTGAGCCATCATTAGGTGCAGATCGTGTAACCTTAGCATTCTTATGTGCAGCATATGATGAGGAAGAGATTAAAGATGGTGATGTGAGAAATGTTATGCATTTCCACCCGGCAATCGCACCTGTAAAGGTAGGTATCTTACCACTTTCTAAAAAGCTTAATGAAGGTGCTGAAAAGATTTACCATGAATTAAGTAAGATTTATAACTGCGAATTTGATGACAGAGGAAACATCGGTAAGAGATATCGCCGTCAGGATGAGATTGGTACACCTTATTGTATTACTTATGATTTTGATTCAGTAGAAGATGGTGCGGTTACAGTACGTGATCGTGACACCATGGAACAGGAAAGAATTAAGATTGAAGATTTGAAGGATTACTTCGCTGAAAAATTCAATTATTAG